A part of Neovison vison isolate M4711 chromosome 8, ASM_NN_V1, whole genome shotgun sequence genomic DNA contains:
- the ADRA2B gene encoding alpha-2B adrenergic receptor, which produces MDHQEPYSVQATAAIAAVITFLILFTIFGNALVILAVLTSRSLRAPQNLFLVSLAAADILVATLIIPFSLANELLGYWYFRRTWCEVYLALDVLFCTSSIVHLCAISLDRYWAVSRALEYNSKRTPRRIKCIILTVWLIAAVISLPPLIYKGDQGPQPRGRPQCKLNQEAWYILASSIGSFFAPCLIMILVYLRIYLIAKRSHRRGPRAKGGPGAGESKQPRSVPTGTSAKLPTLASLVASGEANGHSKPTGEKEEGDTPEDPGTPALPPTWSAGPNSGQSQKEGVCRASPEEEAEEEEEEEEEEGKPQALPASPASACNPPLQQPQGSRVLATLRGQVLLGRGVGTASGQWWRRRAQLTREKRFTFVLAVVIGVFVLCWFPFFFSYSLGAICPQRCKVPHGLFQFFFWIGYCNSSLNPVIYTIFNQDFRRAFRRILCRQWTQTAW; this is translated from the coding sequence ATGGACCACCAGGAGCCCTACTCGGTGCAGGCCACCGCGGCCATCGCGGCGGTCATCACGTTCCTCATACTCTTCACCATCTTCGGCAACGCGCTGGTCATCTTGGCTGTGCTGACGAGCCGCTCGCTGCGCGCCCCGCAGAACCTGTTCCTGGTGTCACTGGCCGCTGCTGACATCCTGGTGGCCACGCTCATCATCCCCTTCTCGCTGGCCAACGAGCTGCTGGGCTACTGGTACTTCCGGCGCACGTGGTGCGAGGTGTACTTGGCGCTCGATGTGCTCTTCTGTACCTCGTCCATCGTGCACCTGTGCGCCATCAGCCTGGACCGCTACTGGGCGGTGAGCCGGGCCCTGGAGTACAACTCCAAGCGTACCCCGCGCCGCATCAAGTGCATCATTCTCACCGTGTGGCTCATCGCAGCCGTCATCTCCCTGCCACCGCTGATCTACAAGGGCGACCAAGGGCCCCAGCCCCGCGGGCGCCCCCAGTGCAAACTCAACCAGGAGGCCTGGTACATCCTGGCCTCCAGCATTGGGTCTTTCTTCGCACCCTGCCTCATCATGATCCTCGTCTACCTGCGCATCTACCTGATTGCCAAACGCAGCCACCGCAGAGGTCCCAGGGCCAAGGGGGGCCCCGGGGCAGGTGAGTCCAAGCAGCCACGCTCAGTCCCTACGGGGACTTCGGCCAAACTGCCTACCCTGGCCTCGCTGGTGGCTTCTGGGGAGGCCAATGGGCACTCTAAGCCTactggggagaaggaagagggggatACCCCTGAAGATCCCGGGACCCCTGCCTTGCCACCCACCTGGTCGGCCGGTCCCAACTCCGGCCAGAGTCAGAAGGAAGGTGTGTGCCGGGCATctccagaggaggaagctgaagaggaggaggaggaagaggaggaggaaggcaagcCTCAGGCCTTACCAGCCTCTCCTGCATCAGCTTGTAACCCACCCCTGCAGCAGCCACAGGGTTCCCGGGTGCTGGCAACCCTACGTGGCCAGGTGCTCCTGGGCAGAGGTGTGGGCACCGCGAGTGGGcagtggtggcggcggcgggcACAGCTGACTCGGGAGAAACGGTTCACCTTTGTGTTGGCCGTGGTCATTGGTGTTTTTGTGCTCTGCTGGTTCCCCTTCTTCTTCAGCTACAGTCTGGGTGCCATCTGCCCGCAGCGCTGCAAGGTGCCCCATGGCCTCTTCCAGTTCTTCTTCTGGATTGGCTACTGTAACAGCTCGCTGAACCCTGTCATCTACACTATCTTTAACCAGGACTTTCGCCGTGCCTTCCGAAGGATCCTTTGCCGCCAGTGGACCCAGACGGCATGGTGA